The sequence ACCTCCAACCCCTCCGGAAGGTCCAGAGTCATCACCAGCAGTCTTTGAGATACCATCAGACACTGATGGAAGAGGAGCACCTGCTGGGATAATCTTTGTGACAGTTATGGTCTGAGTCTTGCCTGTCAAGTTATGATCCGAGACCTTCACGATGAACTTGCGTGTCTGCCCGATTGTCTCAAGCAAAGCATCCGGAACAGGCACGCAATGGTCAACCCCAACTCCAGCATTAGACTGACATAAAAGCACAATATACGTGAGTTCATCTGATGCTGCCTTCTCAGAATTCTCAAATCAATGATGTCCTAACTAATTCGATATTACAGaaagttattatatatgtataaacagGTGTAGAAGTACCTCAAAGTAATTTGCAACTAATTCTGCTGCATGCTTGCCAGTTaactcctttccagcatcaccAAGGATGACAAAAACTGCTTGCTCACTCTTATCATAAACAGAAATCTTTGTCAGGTACCTACAATGAGAAAATATTAGTTATGAGAGatgaaaaaacaaatacaaatctAAGAGTACAACACTCACTGAGGTACGCCtgtgacttctcttttatcACACTTCTTATTGTTGCAAACCAGAGAAGTAGGCCCTTTCACTGCCTTACTATTGCAGCCACCACAGGAAATGTAGTACCAAGCAGAACCTTGGATAACATCATCTATAGTTGCAGTGCATTCGAACCAAGCAACCTTCATCGTGGAAAACAAATAGAATTCATAAACACCCAAGTACATAGAAATAATATATGAACAGGACAATTATTGCACCTTAGAAGTTTCATTCTTGATGTAAGAGAATAGTTCCTCAAGAGTCACTGGCTCAGGTTTAGTGACAACCTCAGCTGAAACTCTATTAGCAATTTCTGAGTTTGAGACCAACCTGAACCAAAGACAAAAGCCCAGATATTATAGGAATAATACAGagttaaaatatatacaaaagttgTAGAAAAAAgtatttgaatacataaataCATACCATTCGAGATAATCCTTGCTTGGCTGAACATCGGCATCCATAAACACTCGGGATGATGACATCGAAGTGAGAGCAAGGGTCCCTGTTAATAACAAATAGAAAGATGTGATTATCAGGTACATGATTTGTCAATGCCTTATCACGGTTTCTTAACAATACACTATGACCTATGcagttaaataaacaaaagttgCAGGAAAGTTGCAGGAATATAAACAAAAGTCACAGTTCAATaaacaactaaaatattttaggataataaTAAACAATTGAAAGGACAATCAAATTATCCTTGTAACAATGTTAACacaaatattcattaataactaaaataacagTCTTCACGTTAAATCAAAGGCATAACTTTCCTCTAAAAGGACATGAGCTGATCATCTAATGCTactgaaggaaaaaaaaaaaaacgaacccaATATGAGCCCTTACGCAAGATCTCATCTCAAAACCTAACCGTTGACTCATAAGAGTCCTTACGtgttaaaatataaacaaaagaacGCTTGGAATGATGCGAATGATGTGAATGAATATGTCACAGCTAAGTTCTGAATATGTGAATGAtgtttttatagttttgatGCTGACCTCCAATATGTTTAGGGTTCACTGTAGTGACCAAAAGAACGCTTGGAATGCCTCCATATGATTTGAATTTCTGGCAAAAATCGGAAGCAGCCTTGTCCCATAGATACATCTTCATCACTGGTCCACTACACAGGGCACAAATCATGTGTTAaaaacaacacacaaacaatgaaagcgagtaacaaaaagaaaaacttactCATGTGTCTGTATATGAACACACAGATGCCGCTTCTCTGCTATGTCAGCTTCGTCGAGAACAATATGGTCAGTCAAAGTCtgcccattcaccagcttcatatGACCAACATAATCTGTGACAAAACCAGTACGATCCGCAGACATCaaacaaatatatcaaaaatgtCTATAAGATGTTCAGTTGTTGTTCACACACAGTATGTACTCTAAAAAGCTCAGCTTCACTTACCATAGAGATCAGCTCTGGAGTCACAATTGGCCTTAAACTCCTCATAGGTGTGGAACCTGAACCTATCTTCTGGTATTTGAACCGGAGGATTCTCAAGAACAGACAAAGAGGAATTCCAGCTGAATGAGACGGTGGCACTATGATCAGCAACGCGAAACTGATCTTTGCTTCTGGATCCAAAAAAATTGATCAGCTTATAGACAGAACCTGCTATCAGCTCATATCTCTCAACTCGACTCGCTGGAATAAAACCTTGAATAACAGTTCCctgtatatatcatttaaaaacaTAGATTAATAGAAATATCATCCCAATCGAGAAATACCAAATCAGAGAGTAAAAGTAGACAAACCTCTTCGTCGATTAGGAGCATCTCTCGTCCAATGAGAGTCTTCGTGTTTGGATTGCGCGCATCCCAGAAATGAATGATACGGAACATCAACTCGGCTTCGCGTGGGCCGAGAGAAacctctctgaagaacatcactTGCTCGCTAGGCAGAGAGGAGAGATCGGTAGCAGCGTTTGGTTCCATCGGATTGGCAGATGAAGCAACAGCCTTTCCGTTAGGTTTCACCACAATCGCAGAGGAAGCAGTGGACTTCCCGGTTGATTTCGCAGTCGCAGAGGAGGCGAGAGTCTTCTTGCTGGTGTTGTGGTCGCTGGAAGCTGGGGATTTGCCGCTGAGTTCCATCGGAATGAGATTTGAGAGAATATTCTTAGTTGTGATGGAAGAATTTGGTAAGAGGAGAAGAgggttataaataaaaaatggagaGGAAAGCGAAAGGGTTTCATTGGATCAGTTCAAGCGAAGATTTGATTACAGTAGTTATTGTGAGGATATAAGTGATGAAGTTAATCTTCGAAACCGATTTGCTGAGAAGAATAATGGAAGATGTGGAAGtcgaaagagaagagaagagtaaAATTAGGTTTACGTCTACGATGGTCGTCTCTCAACGTGAAAGTAAAGAACAAATGGGTCCAACCAATATTCGCACAGAACTAACGGGCCAAAACGTCGAAAGCCCAAACCAATATAAAGTTAACTGACGTGGACAAACGCTGCTCCATGAGTGGCTAATTTTCCAGTCCTACGTGGACCATCTAAGGAGGCTTAGTATTTgccttttagtatagttttgatttcaaatttGGTCCATTTTTTCCTATAATGccctttttatttataaaaataaaccaaataaatagttttacaaaccaaaaaaattaggaaaaatAAGAATTGCATTGTAAATAACTATACCAATCTAgaggtgtttttttttgttctaaaaatgtttaaataaaaatttcaaattttgttcTACGGACTGTAGAATGTACATTCTAcaaagtagaaaatgaaatctacATTTTTCATTAGATCTACAATGGTTAGAATATGTCTTCCACGTTTTTCAATAAATCTACTAAAGTTAGAATACATAATCTACGGAAATAACagtaatctaaaaatatttagaatacacattccgcgcttagcGTGCAATTCTAAAATATGTAGAAGCTACAATCTACACATTACATAAAATCTAAAAGCCGTAGAAATCGATTTCTAAAGGTTAACTATATTCTACAAATAGTAGAATGCAGATTCTATGGATAAGTTTGAACAATTCCGAAAATATGGGAAgtagatttttgaaaatatttgaaaatattttgtttccattttttaaaaaatcgattttttgcACAAAAAAAACCTGGCTAGGTCTTCTTCAAACACGTATTTGCCCCTTCAATAACCCCTTGACATTTCACAAAGAATTCTCAAAGTGTCTTCCATGATTCATATCTATGCATGGGGTATGGGAATTGGTTTTGtctatttggttttattagGCCATACAAGAGACAGTTGAGAAACTGTCTAAGATCGTCAAGAAGCAGCTATCACTCAAAGACGATCAAAGGGTCGTTGCAGAAACCAAATTCACCGATCTTGGAGCTGATTCTATTGACACGGCAATTCATCGAACATTCTCTTATGTGAATACATAACttgttgagttttttttaaatactgattaattgagtgtttttttttttgcaggtttagaTAGTGATGGGCTTAGAGGAAGAGTTTCACATCGAAATGGCTGAAGAAAAATCACAGAAGATTCAGTGGAAGAAGCTGCTGAGCTCATTGATGAGCTCGTGCAAGCCAAGAAGTAATTTAGTATAAGAGATCCGACTATCTGAGGCTTTCTGTCTGTTGTTTTCATAATCTTTCTGTCTGTTGTTTTCATAATCTTTCtgtcattttcttttaatatgtcaaGTCAAGCGACTCTTTGCTAGTACTGTATGCCATAGATCTCTCTATTTGTCGACTGAAACTTTTGGTTACACATGAAGCCTTgttcttttcatttcttaaatCGAAATGCCAAATGCGAGATTAGGCAAAATGCgtgcaagagagagagagatagaagtTACTTATATCACTCATGTATAGGGAGTCTTGTATTAATACATACATAAGTGAAAGAGTAGGCCCTAAGATGACAATTTGTAAACAATCCTTTTCACATTGTATATACAGGTTCTTATTATTCCCAATCGGGGTCAAAGAATCCAGCATCCTTCATCTCTGAATAGTAGACATTCTCCATGTTCAGATCTTCCTCCTGCATCAAAACCATCACCAAATCATTTGAACATTGCAATAATCACATGCCTAGAGGGATGCTTTGGTGTAAACGAGTTAAGAAACATTTTGGGATAAACATGAAGGGGCATGAGTGTAAACGAGTTAAGAAACTGTCCTAAGCTATAGAAGGTGGGATTAACAGAGATCAAACACGGTTCAACAACATAAAAAGAAGACACAACGTTGTGAAAAAATCTAATCTTTAAACAATCCCGAAAGGTAACAACAACACATACATAATAATCAAGAAACAAGACACAACAAAGCTAACAGAGACAAAACAAGAACacaaacacataaaaaaaaacacctaCATTCTTAAATCGAttcacaagaacacaagaacatataCATAAACACTAATCTATATGCTTTTTACAGAGACTAACCACAATCAAAACACATGcaaagaagaataaaaacaaaatttcataccatgaaaacaaaatttcatataaaacaAAGCTTTTGACTTATCAAGGATATAAACCGGAGAAGAAGGATGTGGATGTAGATTCCGACCGACGGAGGAGGCGGTGTTGGATGGCTCCGAGCACGACGAGACAAAGGAGATGCGAAGGTGATACGGAGGAGACGACGCCATCGAGAAGAAGAGGAATTAGGTTTTGATGATTTGGGAATTTtccccttttctattttttgtaacgtataataaataataaattaaattaatttgttaCCTTTAGTTAAGTTAATTTAAGGTTATAATAGGCAATTACGAAAATATTAACCTAATGAGACAATTATACTTTGGGATTAGTCTAATGGGACAATGTccctatttttttgctctaaaaaaacaattttcccaaaaaagTATAATAGTTTACCCCTGAGTTAACCTAACATGacaatttaaaagtttaaaacatatTGTAGATTGattctatttattattgttCTAATAGAAAACTATTACATTAACCAATGTGATACAACAAAGAGATTTGATACTTCGACAAAGATTTCAATTTCGCTGGAAGTTTTCTCATCATTTTAGTTATTTCTTTGTTGTTTCTTATTGTTTTATAAgtatttatgtaattttgt is a genomic window of Brassica napus cultivar Da-Ae chromosome A2, Da-Ae, whole genome shotgun sequence containing:
- the LOC125589084 gene encoding uncharacterized protein LOC125589084, which encodes MELSGKSPASSDHNTSKKTLASSATAKSTGKSTASSAIVVKPNGKAVASSANPMEPNAATDLSSLPSEQVMFFREVSLGPREAELMFRIIHFWDARNPNTKTLIGREMLLIDEEGTVIQGFIPASRVERYELIAGSVYKLINFFGSRSKDQFRVADHSATVSFSWNSSLSVLENPPVQIPEDRFRFHTYEEFKANCDSRADLYDYVGHMKLVNGQTLTDHIVLDEADIAEKRHLGPVMKMYLWDKAASDFCQKFKSYGGIPSVLLVTTVNPKHIGGTLALTSMSSSRVFMDADVQPSKDYLEWLVSNSEIANRVSAEVVTKPEPVTLEELFSYIKNETSKVAWFECTATIDDVIQGSAWYYISCGGCNSKAVKGPTSLVCNNKKCDKREVTGVPQYLTKISVYDKSEQAVFVILGDAGKELTGKHAAELVANYFESNAGVGVDHCVPVPDALLETIGQTRKFIVKVSDHNLTGKTQTITVTKIIPAGAPLPSVSDGISKTAGDDSGPSGGVGGDASDRARKAAEYLESDEAKRSKSG